GCTATATGGGACCAAGGGCATCCTACTAATTGAAGACTTGATCCAATATTCTCTTTTTTCTCAAGTTGAAATTGTTTCACATTGCATCAAAGCCATGCCAACgtatttttccttttcctagtTGCATCACATTTAGAGGTCACAAAAGTAGTCCATGAAAACATAATCTGCCTAACCCGCTAAAGGCTTTTAAAAGAGCGCTCACTGATAAAGGAGGCTTTTAAATGAGACGACAAGGTGGTTAGCTTAAAGCAGGAGTTAGTAGTTGAATAAATAGTTCAGTAATTGAGTGGTGTGGGCCGAAGAACATGACTATCTATCCAAATTATCTATCAAAGCTGTGGAAAGTTAAATTACATTTGCACCAATATCTTAATTCTTTATCCATTctttcttaaaataataattaggaataaaaaatatatatcaaaaaaggTATAACTGTTCGAATCCTTCTCCCAATTGCTATTTGATGCATTTCAATCGTTAACATTAGTGAAATTGCTGCCCCAAGGATATGTAAGTCGATGAAGATCTTATCTATTTCAAGCCTCATGTCATGAATCAGTTAAGTTGGAGTTGGAGGAGTCTTTTGTAGTTGGTGATTATTGAAGTGTAAAGTAGGTCCAAAGATTCGAATAGATAGAGAAAGGGAAGATATATTGTGCTTTGGCATTTATTAAGTAGCATAGTAAAATATTATGTTTCAGAAAGATCTTTCAAGATATTAAGGTCTTCAATCTGTGAGGAAGTAGCCCATTTTTCGTCTACGCAAATGGATGAATTAACACATGTATGATGGCAAGAGAActgagaagaaaataaaaaaagacatCCCAAGCTGAAACGTGCCATGAACAATTTCTATTTCTCATAAATGCAGTTTAGAAGTACAGCCAACACGGCAACTAACCAACCATGTATATGGAAGGAAATCTGGTCTAACGCATGTTTATTCAAGTGATGCAGGGCTTAAAACAGGTAGCGCCATACCTCTTCCAGGCAAAATTGTTGAAAAGAAGCTTTATATAAAAGGGTCGCGAGTGGCGAGTACAATCAAGCAGGCACAAAGAAGGAGAAAGTATGCTGAACAAGGACAAAACATAAAGCTCCACCTGTTTAACCAGTAAGTGCAGCATTAAGCGCACTATGTACATCAACGCCAATCTGGGCTTCAGCTTTCTCTACATCAGTTGATGCAGTGCTTAACTTCTGTGTAAAGTCAGTCAGGCCCTTTTGAACCAAATTGGGATCGATGCGGTCAAGTGGTACAGCTTCAACAGCAATTATATCTGCAAAAGAATTTGCATGAACAAATGCAAACCCACCACTCACGAAATACTTTGAGACGTCGTTGCCTTCATGAACTGATAAGATACCAGGCTTTAGCTCAGCAATTGTTGCCACATGCCCAGGCAAGACACCCATCTGTCCCGTAGTTGCAGGGATTATAACCATGTCAACCTGAAAAATAATGCAAAAAGGATGAATTCTCGAACTCATAATTTTGCAGATAAGGTGTATATAGGCACATAAGCATACATTAAATCTGACACAAGGCTTCTCACATCACTTGACACATGTTGAGACATTGAACCACAAATTTTACTCTGATTAAGGTTGGTTCCAGTATGCAACCTAAAACTTAAATGGGTACTACAGTCAAATCCTCCAATATGTTGACTAATAATCTGTGACAATGACCACCCTAGCAAAAGCTGCCTAATTAAAACAAAGGAAGTAAATCATGGCAGTGAATTCCGAGCTGATAGACTATTGTGGAGTTCAATACAGGAGCTACGAAAGAGATGCCGGTTGAGAAGCTCCTCTTAAGTCACAAATGAACTTAACAACTAGAGGTTGATTCGGTGATTCTTTATAGCATAAACATAAGTAGAATAAAGTCACCAAATTTGTAGAATGCTAAATACTCCAAGgaatcaaaaaaacaaaaagaaaaaaaggcaaATCCAAATTATACAACGAAAATGTAGATGCTCAGTTATTTTACCCAAAAACAATTGATTGCCAACAACCTTTACCCTTCTTGCTTTAGttgcttttttttcttcttttttttttgggatgaTGTATTATACTaagatgattttataaaaaaaatgattgcAAGCATGCATTGCTATGCATCCTAGGAATCTAACCTCAACTTATACAACATGTCATTTCCTATTTACACAAAAAGCAAATGGAACGAAAGAGAAATTTACGCATGACCAACTTTAGCATGCACTTTCAGACAAGTATTAATATACCATGACCTTGAACTTTAAAGGCATTAAATATTCATGATCAAGGAAAAGTGTAATTAGATGTGAGATGTGTTTAATAGAGACCAAAGAAGCGGTCAACTAGATTATGGAACAGAACGCACACTCCATGCTTCTCTAAATTTTGTCACCGAGTGCAAGCTATTGTTGGTGATTCTTTATAGCATACTCCAAGGAATCaaaaagacaaaaaggcaaATCATCCAAATTATACGAATGAAAATGTAGATGCTCAGTCATTTTACCCAAAAACAAATGATTGCCAACAACCTTTACCCTTATTGCTTTGgttgcttttttttttggatgatgTATACtaagatacaacaacaacaacccagtgaaatcccacaacatggggtctggggagggtagaatgtacgcagaccttactcctaccaaggtaggacggctgtttcctggagaccctcggctcagtaaaagcataaatgcataaaaaatgttagataagagtaggaaattaaaagctttatgagaaatgATGTATACTAAGatgattttaataaatataatgatTGCAAGCATGCATTGCTATGCATCCTAGGAATCTAACCTCAACTTATACAACATGTCATTTCCTATTTACACAAAAAGCAAATGGAACGAAAGAGAAATTTACGCATGACCAACCTTAGCATGCACTTTCAGACAAGTATTAATAAACCACGACCTTGAACTTTAAAGGAATTAAATATTCATGATCGAGGAAAAGTGTACTTAGATGTGAGATGTGTTTAATAGAGACCAAAGAAGCGGTCAACTAGATTATGGAACAGAATGCACGCTCCAACCTTCTCTAAATTTTGTCACCAAGTGCAAGCTATTGTTGGTGAAAGAATGGACAGAGTGAAAGGGAGGAGAAATGTTGCTAAAATCAACTCAATGAACAAGTGCGCAGCTGGAAAAAGAAAGAGGAGGTATGCTCAGTGTATTAAACATCGACTCCATGATCCTTATTTGTTTGCCTCAATTGATAAGATCCCCATCTCACCCATATGTGTTAGTGATTTATCTTAGCTGATAGATTTCAATAAGTCAGCAAAATTTTCTGGCTTGTATTTCCGGCACAGCCAATTCACCAAATGTGATGTTAGAATCAATTCATAGTTGTGTAATGAAACCAAAACCTATCTATCCTAAGTGTCCTCAGATGAAGTCTAGGATCTTCATATCCCAACCATTTTAAGTTTTTATAAGGAACATTGAATCAGTGTGACACCTCTAAACCATGAGCCACTTGATCTTCTATGCAGGTGTTTATTTCTTTATTCCGTTTTAAGTGCAGAAGAATGAATAAGTATGtagattaagatattaatttGATCTATATATAATTCAAATGATAGTAGGAAAAATATTGAATTAGCAGTTGAAAAAGTACAAGTTCTATGACTTACgaactataaaattaaaaaaaaagttatatttgGTGCTGAGCATTGAAATATCGATCACACTAAAGGTTATACATATCTGTCATCTAACTTGATTAAAAAAGCATATATCTTGAATTTCACTTGCAAATCGACCTAACATATATGTAGAAACCATGGAGCAtgaaaattataattcaaaaatgTTACAATTGCTATTCATGTAATTACTGTATCGGTAACTAAGCCCATGAATCCAAGGCATCTTTTTCTTGTTATGTAAGCTCTGACCTATAATTATGTCTTTAACCCCCAAAAACGTAAATGCTCCGAATCTGCATCAAAATTCTCACGTTTGGAAACATGGACAGAGGATGGTTTCAGAGGAAAATGAACAGTAACTCACAGAAGGAATAGGCTTCCGATCAGATGAAAAAATAGCAAAAAGAATATTGTAAAGTATTATAATCCAAATATTCATGAGAAAAAgcgaaaaaaattaaagatgtcCCAGGTACAGTCCAGAGACTATAAAGGCAAAGGCATATCCAAAACTTAAACCCTGTGTATCAATTTCATTCGAATACTAActaaatttcaatttcaatgaAAAAGAGGAAGGGGCACTAATAAATTggaaatttaaaaggaaatgagCTTTTAtccatctattatatatatacctctTTGCCGGAGAGTTCAGAAGAGTAAGGAAGGACAAAGTTGACAGTGAGCTTGGTGGGAATAGATGATGGGGTTGCAGGCCTTGAAGCCATGAACGCGTAGGGAGTGCTTGGTGGTTCAACGTTGGGAATTGCTTTCCTCCATGCCTCCAAGAAGTTTGAATCTTTAGAGGCTTCGGCTGGCAGGTCGGTAGAAAATGGGCGGCGCCACCTCATCATGGAGGCCCGAGAAAGGAATCGTGAACCGTGTCGGAACATTGCCGTCGGATTAGGTAACGGAGATCAGAGTGGATTGCAGAATCCGATCAGAGATTGATTGGGGAAACTGATAGTGGAGTTAACCGGTTTTAGCTGCTACTTTGAAATGGGGCACTGTAATGGGCTTTCCGTTATTCTGATATCGGTTGaaatttaaaacaaataaagataTTTGTGtgaatatacatatttcattaAAGGTAAAGCGggcaattaaattattattaaatagtATTAAAATGTGTCATTCAGatagaaaaaacataaataattaaGATCTTATACTATATAACATAAAGATAAATttatcaaatatagtattatattacaaaacataataaacagatttggattaataaaatatCTACAACTTTGGGTTGATTTTTAAGGAAGAGAAAATCTGATTTGGGGCATAATGAAATCACATTCTACTCATTTTCAAAAGAGAAAGacaatcaataaaaataaattaccataatatattttgcaaTGTTAGTTAAGTTAACttggattattattattttcatttgaAGTTGAACGTTCCTATTTTCGTCCACTTGTACCCATTCTTTGCCTTAGTACTTCAAACTATCTGTACCACTTTCTTCATCCCCCTCTATTAAAATGATCAAAAAAGAAGGCGAGGCCACTTAACCGTAAGGAAAGGGGTTCGACTCAATATTTCCATAGTTGCATCTCTCACCCTTTCTATCTATCATTAGAAGTggggaggaaaaaaaaagaatttacaCGAATCAATCAAATCTCCCCAAATAGGATACGAACCGAAAGGAATCCAGTAGTGGCTCGATACTAATGAGATGAAATGGTAATATTATGTTTTATAGTCTCTGCCACTAAAGAGTCCTCGCAacaacaaataattattttctttactaATAGGAACATATTATTCACTTGGCGGTATCTGTTACCCACATATGAAGATTTTAacgatattttttctttaaaaaaaaaaaaacgaaacAGAAACATTACAAGCTACAACATTTTATCCCCCTATACTAAGGCAGGTTTCTCATCGAAGCTTGGCATCATTTTGTTTGCTTCCTTTGAATGCTGAAAGAGAGAAGAATGATCTTGTTGCTGAAACATAAAAGCACCACAACGTTAACGAAACAAACATACCCATTACAAGTTTATAGTCAGAAAGTCAGTCAAATTCGaatcggaaaaaaaaaacaaaaaacacaaCATAGTAACCTTTCGTTGTAGTGGCTGACTCTGTGTTATGTCCCTCTTGTAATTTCTTAGCAGTAATTTTGCCTATGCTAGTTGGTCCTGCAAACAGAAAGAAATGTCCAAAATCCATAACTATAATGAACCAAGGTCCATCAGAAAGCAATTTAACACTCTTGCATATATGAAATGATTAAAATTAACAAACTTATACAGTGATCAGAATGGAAAATGAATGCTTGATGTAAAGCAAGAAAAAATACCAGATAGCTTGTAGACTTCAGATGATGATAATTTTTGTTGCCCGGCATTTTTTGCATGAAGTGTAGCCTTCTTCAATAGATTCTCAGAACTTCTCCTAGCAAGAACTTTAGAATCCTCTGGATCATCCTCTCCTTCAGAAAAGACAGGGGGGCTTGAAAAACCAGTTGAATTTGCATCGGTCTTACTTTTCCGAGCAAACTTCAGAAGCCGCTTTAAACCTTTAGGTTCATCCTTTTGATAGATCATGGTAGGTGGATTCTCAGCATTACCCCAGTCAATAACATCAGTTTCACCGTTGTCTTCGAGCAGCATTTGAGAAAGAGAATGACGAACTCGTGGACTTGAGACTCTAACAGGTGCAACATCACCCAAAGAATCATTATTACAGAAATCACCATTACTTGGAAAAGACTGATCCTCGAGCTCCTCTATTTCCACCCAGGCACTAGGTGAGATGTTTGGCTCTCCTTCGACCACTTCTTTTGGGGTAGAATCTTCAATCCTTCCAAAATCATCTGTGTCATTTGGAGTGACCATATCAAAACTCTCTGTGTTTTCACATTTCTGGGGGCTCTTTGCCTGAGCTTCAGAATCTTTATCCTCGTGGACTTTTAAATCTTCAAGACTCCTATCCTGCACTTGATTAACATGATCAAATGAAACAGAAGCCATCTCTTTCTCTTCCATTTGAACCGAATCTGCAGAGTCCGTCACACACTCTTCAGGCTGAGATGAAACTTTAACCTTTATCACTGGACCAAGACCAGAGCTAGGAGCAGATCCTGTGCCTGAGCCCTTACGAAGAAAAGGCTTCGGCTCCTTGGATTCCAGAGGCACCACACTACTTTTCTTTGTTACCTTCCTGAGCGTAGGTTTGGCTGAGAAAGCAGAATCTTCAGGTGCATGCTGAACTTTGGATCTTCTAGGTTTGTTAGTTTTTGTCACAGTTTCTACCTTCTTTTCACTTACAACTTTAACAGTTTTTTTGGTACCATTCTCAGTTGCTCTCACAGTCTTTGGTTGTAATTTCTCAATCTTTTGGCTTGGCCGAGGAGCGGTTGGTGCTGGCTGGGATATTCTACGGGTAGGTGTAGTGCCTGGAGTTTTAGCAGGTGATATCCCTGCAGCCCTTGGTGAAGGTGCAGATGGCCATGATTTGCGGATAGCTGGCAAAGGTGATGTTTTCGATGGAACTTTCTTTACAAATGCAGGATTAGGAGTTCCACTTCTGGGATTGGCAGATTCAGGTAAGCTCTTCACTGCTTTCTGCGTTCTCTTTATGTTTgatcttttattattattactcgCTTTTCTTGAGACCATCTCGGCTTTTCTCTCATCAAGAATTTGTTGCATTGCTTTAAATTGCTTTCCCTTCTCTGCTTGCTTCCTGGTAGTTTCACCACGAAGTTTCTCTTCCCACTTTTCTTTGTAATGATCATAGAAACCACCTCTACGCTCATTGGGAAGACGTTGGAGTTTACTATCACCAAGTGCCAAGTTCTGATACTTGGTAGGCTTGGTTTCCATCATTCTCATCAGCAATTGGTTTACCTCTGCTTCCTTTTTTCGGGTCCATTCGACTGAGGCATTTAATTTTTGATCTGTTTCTTCACCTTGGTTAGGGAGATTTTCCTTTCTCAAGACCTCTGGAGTAGATGCTCTTTCTTCAGGTAAGTTTGATTTGCAATCATTGTCAACAGCCTCAGCATTATAGATTTCGGGAGTAGGATAAGACTCTGGCTTCATTTCTAAAGCGCTCTCAAATTCTTGATCTTCCAATTTATTGGCTGCCAGAGAAGCCGGATCACCAGAAGCAACATTTACTGGATTAGCACTTCCACTCACCCCTGAACTCCATCTTCTCAATACTGCCTTATTAGCAACTGAGACATTCAATATTGACTTTGTCTTCTGAAAATCTACTACTTGACCTCTCTGTTTGTTTTCAAATAGATGAATTGCATCTTGCACGCTCATTCTAAGTACATTGTTCTCAGATTTTTTTGAGGTTTGCTCACGTTCTTGCTCATCACAATCGCTTGAAGATTCATCTCTATGAGAGACTGACCTTTCCCTGGCAGGAAAGAAATTCAGACTCTTTATTGTTAAAGCAGTGGATCGTCGTGATCCAGAGCGTCCAATTTGTACTCTTCGCATTGGAGATGCAGACCTCCTTGGTGATGCAGATCTTATAAGTGTCCGACTCCTTTCCACCGATGGCTGTTCCTCCTCACTTGTCAAAGATGATTCCTCACTTGCTGATGAGCTTTGCCTCTCAAGCTGAGCAGCTTTCGCAGGTGAGGCACTATATTTCACAGCTGTATCTAGCTGTGGTGGTTTGGATGTTTTAGAAGTACTCCCTACTGGACCAGCGTTGTCATTCCTGACATCGTTATTAGAGAGAGATGGCTCTGTACCTAGAGAATCCCCATTTGTGTTTTCCTGCCTCAATGCAACAAACTTCTGCAGACAGTTCCTAAAATAGACAGCACATCCTTTGTCATTACCAGTTCCACATATCTGGGTTCAAGAAGATTTAGTTTCGTATCATTGATAGGTAGAACGAGCCTATATACAAGTTAAACTACATATGAAAGAAATACATCCCATACTCAGAAGCTTTTAGTTTCCGAAGTCCTATTGCCACAAGAAACTGAATGATTCCCCCTCTCCCACattatttcaaaagaaattggAAGAAGAATTTTTGCACTCTCTCCATAACGAACACACGTGCAGAAAAAGGGCTCCTATCAGAACTGGTAAAACTAAGAAGCACTAAGACCTTCAAGATGGAATTTCCTCGTATGAGCAAGGATAGCCAAGTTACCTTAATTCGACAAAGGGAGCAGCCATAATAGTGTCAAACTCCAGAATTCAAGTCTCTCCTCTCAACCTAATGGCTCTATGTCCACTAGAACGGGTTAGGAAGACCTCCGATCAACACAAAGACAATTCGAAAGTAACTCCTTTCATGCCACAATTGTACTTCACTTTCAAATTTACTATTTTCTCTATTATTTTACTATTAAGTTCTGGTACTAACCGAAGGGTAAATGTTGCTTCCATTATAATATGATCACTCAAAATAGTATGCAAACTAAGTTTACAGAAATGTTGACAGAATATAGAGTctacaacataatttttttataattattttttaattaagctATCACTAAGGATTGTGAGTCCTTAATGTGGGGAGTTAGGCTTGACCCCTACCATGTCCATTCATGTGCAAAAAGTTACCTAGTTAGAGGGGGACATGATTTGTTATACGTAAAAACAGAACCCTTCTGGCTTCAATCACCTTTCCAGTCCATTAGCTTACCTCAAGTCAACAGCTCCAAAATAGTAAGAGAACTTTTCTATTTTAGTGATATCCTCAAAAGAGCATTTGGTACCAACAGCTTGGTCAAAAACAGCAGCTAATTCCTCTATTAATGCCGCGAGCCTCAAGTCCATTGCTCGTAACAATTCATTCCTGTTAAAGTGAGGATTTTAGGAGCTGCTAGAATAACTGCATAATTTAAACTTTAAGAGTCTCAAGGACATACTTGGAAGCATCTGATGAAGAAGGGTTATCATCATCCTGAATAGAAATCAGTAATCATGTTAGCTTCAAATCATATATAAGCAATAATCTCTGTGAAATAAAGAAGATGATTCATGAAGGAGAGATCTAATTACATCAACTGTTGGTGCCGCACAATTTGAGTAGCTGACATCTGCTGgaataaaaaaggaaaggatATCAATGAAGAAAGGGTATATCACAGAGGCACCATAGTCGAACTAGTCTAGGCATAATTCAAGGCAGAATAGGACATGATGCAATTTTATGTTTAAGATTGTCAACCACAGAATAGTAAGACTAACCTGTTTTCCCACTCCCAATGTGATCTTGAGGACCCTAAAAAAGTCGATGCTATTAGTATTCTTTCACATGTTTCTATGAAATAATTGAAGGGGCAAAAAGGATGTTAAAAAAACAAAGCACCTGTGAGTATAAAGAAAGATGAAACTTTCGAGCATCTTCAAGCTGTGATATTTCATTTACCATTGCCTTGGCCACGTTAATTATATCTGATGAACTTATAATACGAAGAAACCTGGAAAAGGAGCAATTGCAGTGTGAGAATACGAACACTTAGAACTAATAAAGGAATAGTTTGAAGCAAATGTTGTCTAAATAAACCTGCTTAACATGGATTTCGTAAACCATTTGGCATCACTAAGATTTCCCAGAGGCTTAAATTTGAAGATGGAATCTGCTCCATTGGAGTGCAATGATTTGATTTTGGGAGAATGTAGCACTAATTGCTCCAGAAGCCCAGATGATGCTGCTTCTACCTTGTCTCCATAGCACATACGTGTCTCATACCTATGTCAAGAAGGAAAAACAAATTGTTGAACAAGCTCAGTCGTTATCCAAATGTCGAATTCATTAATCactacattaattatatacaAACACAACAGGTATTTTAAATTAGTTACACTTGGCCAATGAATTGTCAGTCTTAAAACATTTTATCCACTTCATTTTGACCAAAGAATACAATGTGCCAAAGATTGATAAAACCTCTTAAAGATGCCACTGCAAGAACTATGAGAACGTAACACAAATGAATTCAGTTGAACAGAAAACAAAAGTCTAACCTGCCCTGTCTCGGAAAAATCTGAAATTCAACATACTCCAGCAAGACATCAGCATCCAAACATCCCTCCATCTTGATCCCTCAAAAAGACTCAACCTGGTAAAACAACACTAAATTATATTACATTATCCCTATATTAGAATGCTCCTGATGGAAAATTCATTGTCTGCATTATGTATTATTTGATtgatgaaagaaagaaagaaacattTACACCAAGAATAACACAAAATAGCTACCAAATCAATACATCATCTGATCAAGATAAAATTTAAGCAAGATTGgctaaaatatttcttaaacaaGCGTAGCAAAATTTATCACATCCAACAACTTGAAAAAAACTTAAATCTAAAGTGTGAAAGGTGAGTAAACCAAGAATTGAGCTAAAACAATGAAGACCCCACCAACCCACATTGAAAAATTAGATCTACAATTAAAAGAAATCCAAAATTGGGGCAAAAGGACCACCGACAAGGAAACCCCATGTTCCAACACGTCAATGCACACACTTACAACAAGtcaaatttcaaaaagaaaaaaattatatatgcaTCAACTTGAAATACTCTTTCTGGGTTTGTTAAAAAATGTAAAATGCAGGTGAAATTTACTTACAGAAAATGAAGATTGAAGTGGGATTTGAAGCTAAAATGTAAAACTGAcagtctttttttaaaaaaaattgtggacAGACACAATGGAGTGTAAAGCTAAAAGGACACAACTTTGAGTGTGAGGGAGAAGATAAAAAAAGGGTAAAGCAAGAaagtagatatatatatattttgaaggaaaaaaaatatgagcATTTGTAGAGAATCAAAACGTATATCATTGTCATCAAACTGatataattatgattaattaatttataattaaactTTGATTTTTTGAAACTTTAGAATTCAAATTTCACCAAATTAATTTTACTGTATTTTGCGTTTGGAAAAAGGGTGCCCCTAATTAGCAGAATGAAAGACAGAGAATGGAGACGGTGCAAGTGGGGACAACCTTTGATTAATATGTTAGATGTGTTTATTATTGCCTCATGATGTCATATgtctctactttttttttttcctcgcCAACTCGTTGGCATTAAGTTTTACTTAcacattttaaataaatgatattTATTTTAGACATCTTATGTAGGGTTTTGTTATGTTATTTTGACAGTTTTTAATGGCATGATAAAGTGAATGTGATACACTCAATAATagcatataaaaaaaaaatttagccatgttttattttattttctctttttcttctccatttctcaaGTCACCATCTCCCACCATTTTTTCAAGCTTAAACTCCTTCAATGGAGGTcgaattttttattcaaattcatttttaagctatttttttcttcttcactgTATTGCTTTTCTAAATCTACCATCACCACCCTCCACTTTTTTCGCCGGAAAAATGAATACCAACACccctattttttatttcttctctttttatttcttgttcTAAACATCACCATTAATTTTATCACTATCGTAagaatttttcaattttaaatttttttcagaTTTGAAAATCGTACCCACCatcatcttcttctcttttcttttctttaaatccaacaattataattatggggaaaaaatgaaaaatctaaatctaatgaaaatcctaaaattaaaaaaaacagagAATAAATTGGGGGTTCGGGAGGCGCTGGAAAAGTTTGAGAAAAAAGAAGGAAGGAGGGGTGGGGTAGTTGTGGTGGAAATTagaaatagatatttttttaaaattatttgtggctgaaatttagtttttttcctttaatatattttttaaatattattttgcaCTCAAATGCGAAGTGTTCTTTTTTAATTAGTCGTAGCGCCAGGTCATTCGCAAGTGTGTTACATACACTGTGTAATTTTAGCTGATTAttaaaaaagtatcaaaatgacacagcGGAATCCTACATAAGGTATCTAAAGTGAACATCGTCCAGTTAAGGTATCTAAATGAAATTTGGTGCCAGCTttaaggggccaccgatggatttGGCCTTTCTTTAATTTAGCTTATTCAAACTTAAGTTTgattagtataaaattaatgACTGGTCATCTCATCTTCCTACTTCATCCGTatcaatttaaaaattttatatggCAATTGGTGTTGATGATGACTATCGCACCCTATTTTCGAACTGATCAAAATAGTTCGCAACATAAAATAGTTATGCCTCTGATTTTTGAAAATACTTAGAGttgccacctaattttaaggaaagtCTTAAATTAGtctctagattaattaattagcatgcttgaaaacacagataagtTGTGAAGGTCATAATAATTATGTATGTGCATACAATCAGACGTAGGTATCGTAAatataaaaactaaaataacATTAGACATATGAAGGCAATTTTAATTACTAAGATGATTGTAATAAAAGAAGGcatgcttgataattttagttattaactaataatgtttataaaatcctattaacatgatttttagttaatagcatgctaaaaatttattaaaatgctATAGATATGGTTTCTAAACAAAGTATATATTGAAAACATTCAttaaatcatataaatatagTTTCTTTATGAATCAAcatgatgaaaatatttatagtcctataggcatgatttccTAGGCGatacaaaaatatc
This Solanum dulcamara chromosome 8, daSolDulc1.2, whole genome shotgun sequence DNA region includes the following protein-coding sequences:
- the LOC129899042 gene encoding ATP synthase subunit delta', mitochondrial-like, which gives rise to MFRHGSRFLSRASMMRWRRPFSTDLPAEASKDSNFLEAWRKAIPNVEPPSTPYAFMASRPATPSSIPTKLTVNFVLPYSSELSGKEVDMVIIPATTGQMGVLPGHVATIAELKPGILSVHEGNDVSKYFVSGGFAFVHANSFADIIAVEAVPLDRIDPNLVQKGLTDFTQKLSTASTDVEKAEAQIGVDVHSALNAALTG
- the LOC129899043 gene encoding uncharacterized protein LOC129899043 isoform X1; this encodes MEGCLDADVLLEYVEFQIFPRQGRYETRMCYGDKVEAASSGLLEQLVLHSPKIKSLHSNGADSIFKFKPLGNLSDAKWFTKSMLSRFLRIISSSDIINVAKAMVNEISQLEDARKFHLSLYSQGPQDHIGSGKTADVSYSNCAAPTVDDDDNPSSSDASKNELLRAMDLRLAALIEELAAVFDQAVGTKCSFEDITKIEKFSYYFGAVDLRNCLQKFVALRQENTNGDSLGTEPSLSNNDVRNDNAGPVGSTSKTSKPPQLDTAVKYSASPAKAAQLERQSSSASEESSLTSEEEQPSVERSRTLIRSASPRRSASPMRRVQIGRSGSRRSTALTIKSLNFFPARERSVSHRDESSSDCDEQEREQTSKKSENNVLRMSVQDAIHLFENKQRGQVVDFQKTKSILNVSVANKAVLRRWSSGVSGSANPVNVASGDPASLAANKLEDQEFESALEMKPESYPTPEIYNAEAVDNDCKSNLPEERASTPEVLRKENLPNQGEETDQKLNASVEWTRKKEAEVNQLLMRMMETKPTKYQNLALGDSKLQRLPNERRGGFYDHYKEKWEEKLRGETTRKQAEKGKQFKAMQQILDERKAEMVSRKASNNNKRSNIKRTQKAVKSLPESANPRSGTPNPAFVKKVPSKTSPLPAIRKSWPSAPSPRAAGISPAKTPGTTPTRRISQPAPTAPRPSQKIEKLQPKTVRATENGTKKTVKVVSEKKVETVTKTNKPRRSKVQHAPEDSAFSAKPTLRKVTKKSSVVPLESKEPKPFLRKGSGTGSAPSSGLGPVIKVKVSSQPEECVTDSADSVQMEEKEMASVSFDHVNQVQDRSLEDLKVHEDKDSEAQAKSPQKCENTESFDMVTPNDTDDFGRIEDSTPKEVVEGEPNISPSAWVEIEELEDQSFPSNGDFCNNDSLGDVAPVRVSSPRVRHSLSQMLLEDNGETDVIDWGNAENPPTMIYQKDEPKGLKRLLKFARKSKTDANSTGFSSPPVFSEGEDDPEDSKVLARRSSENLLKKATLHAKNAGQQKLSSSEVYKLSGPTSIGKITAKKLQEGHNTESATTTKATRSFFSLSAFKGSKQNDAKLR
- the LOC129899043 gene encoding uncharacterized protein LOC129899043 isoform X2, giving the protein MEGCLDADVLLEYVEFQIFPRQGRYETRMCYGDKVEAASSGLLEQLVLHSPKIKSLHSNGADSIFKFKPLGNLSDAKWFTKSMLSRFLRIISSSDIINVAKAMVNEISQLEDARKFHLSLYSQGPQDHIGSGKTDVSYSNCAAPTVDDDDNPSSSDASKNELLRAMDLRLAALIEELAAVFDQAVGTKCSFEDITKIEKFSYYFGAVDLRNCLQKFVALRQENTNGDSLGTEPSLSNNDVRNDNAGPVGSTSKTSKPPQLDTAVKYSASPAKAAQLERQSSSASEESSLTSEEEQPSVERSRTLIRSASPRRSASPMRRVQIGRSGSRRSTALTIKSLNFFPARERSVSHRDESSSDCDEQEREQTSKKSENNVLRMSVQDAIHLFENKQRGQVVDFQKTKSILNVSVANKAVLRRWSSGVSGSANPVNVASGDPASLAANKLEDQEFESALEMKPESYPTPEIYNAEAVDNDCKSNLPEERASTPEVLRKENLPNQGEETDQKLNASVEWTRKKEAEVNQLLMRMMETKPTKYQNLALGDSKLQRLPNERRGGFYDHYKEKWEEKLRGETTRKQAEKGKQFKAMQQILDERKAEMVSRKASNNNKRSNIKRTQKAVKSLPESANPRSGTPNPAFVKKVPSKTSPLPAIRKSWPSAPSPRAAGISPAKTPGTTPTRRISQPAPTAPRPSQKIEKLQPKTVRATENGTKKTVKVVSEKKVETVTKTNKPRRSKVQHAPEDSAFSAKPTLRKVTKKSSVVPLESKEPKPFLRKGSGTGSAPSSGLGPVIKVKVSSQPEECVTDSADSVQMEEKEMASVSFDHVNQVQDRSLEDLKVHEDKDSEAQAKSPQKCENTESFDMVTPNDTDDFGRIEDSTPKEVVEGEPNISPSAWVEIEELEDQSFPSNGDFCNNDSLGDVAPVRVSSPRVRHSLSQMLLEDNGETDVIDWGNAENPPTMIYQKDEPKGLKRLLKFARKSKTDANSTGFSSPPVFSEGEDDPEDSKVLARRSSENLLKKATLHAKNAGQQKLSSSEVYKLSGPTSIGKITAKKLQEGHNTESATTTKATRSFFSLSAFKGSKQNDAKLR